Proteins encoded in a region of the Sphingopyxis sp. OAS728 genome:
- a CDS encoding DUF5694 domain-containing protein, with translation MTAFAALLLTVVAPAAYTPPFDPGRLKDNVAGTPGELLVLGTPHLSGLPDGFKPESLDPLLARLATWKPAIITIEGLSGTDCELLIRYKPLYPGAADYCWDPSAAQKIVGLDMVAATVEADKLLGAWPGSPAPADRRRLAALFLAGGEPASALVQWLRLPIGERRAGDSLDPTLVAELEKLRTRRNENFLIGAALAARLGLERVYATDDHSADGVTASLDKDPGYGATLQRIWDNPVVKERIAAEKAIAAKLEDEGVLAMYRAYNDPAMMRQAFDSDFGAALADTSSQQYGRRYTGWWETRNLRMVANIRAAMAVRPGARTLAIVGASHKGYFEAYLNMMHDIRLVDAATILK, from the coding sequence ATGACGGCTTTCGCTGCCTTGCTGCTGACGGTGGTCGCGCCCGCGGCCTACACGCCGCCGTTCGATCCGGGCCGGCTCAAGGACAATGTCGCGGGGACGCCCGGCGAGTTGCTCGTGCTCGGGACGCCGCACCTGTCGGGACTGCCCGATGGTTTCAAGCCCGAAAGCCTCGATCCATTGCTTGCGCGCCTTGCCACCTGGAAGCCCGCGATCATCACGATCGAAGGGCTTTCGGGAACCGATTGTGAGCTGCTGATCCGCTACAAGCCGCTTTATCCCGGCGCTGCCGACTATTGCTGGGACCCCAGCGCCGCGCAAAAGATCGTCGGGCTCGACATGGTCGCCGCGACGGTCGAAGCCGACAAGTTGCTCGGCGCCTGGCCGGGGAGCCCGGCGCCCGCCGATCGCCGCCGCCTTGCCGCGCTGTTCCTTGCGGGCGGCGAGCCCGCGTCGGCGCTCGTGCAATGGCTGCGGTTGCCCATCGGCGAACGGCGCGCCGGTGACAGCCTCGACCCGACGCTCGTCGCGGAGCTGGAAAAGCTGCGCACGCGCCGCAACGAAAATTTCCTGATCGGCGCGGCGCTGGCTGCGCGGCTCGGGCTCGAACGCGTCTATGCGACCGACGACCATAGCGCCGACGGCGTCACGGCTTCGCTCGACAAGGATCCGGGCTATGGCGCCACGCTCCAGCGGATATGGGACAATCCGGTCGTGAAGGAGCGCATCGCCGCCGAAAAGGCGATCGCGGCAAAGCTCGAGGACGAGGGCGTGCTCGCAATGTACCGCGCGTATAATGATCCCGCCATGATGCGACAGGCGTTCGACAGCGATTTCGGCGCCGCGCTCGCCGACACCAGTTCGCAGCAATATGGCCGCCGCTACACCGGCTGGTGGGAAACGCGAAACCTGCGCATGGTGGCTAATATCCGCGCCGCGATGGCGGTCCGTCCCGGCGCCCGCACGCTCGCGATCGTCGGCGCATCGCACAAGGGCTATTTCGAGGCTTACCTCAACATGATGCACGACATCCGGCTAGTGGATGCCGCGACCATCTTGAAGTGA
- a CDS encoding J domain-containing protein, translated as MPSPSRPSRFHGRVPRTEACAVSGCREPGEFRAPLAWTRSPDGPPQYRWLCLDHVREFNAGYNFFEGMTADQIMEAQSPTAGWETESRTFRPAGSADLPPRWADFRDPIDALGARFRQRMDEARRDAKNPGLSREEHAAMQLLALPADADRAALRRRYSELVRKYHPDRNGGDRSFEARLGEVVEAYQLLRKTKAFA; from the coding sequence CCTTCCCGTTTTCATGGCCGCGTCCCCCGCACCGAAGCCTGCGCGGTGTCCGGATGCCGCGAGCCCGGCGAATTTCGCGCGCCGTTGGCGTGGACGCGCTCGCCCGACGGCCCGCCGCAATATCGCTGGCTGTGCCTCGACCATGTGCGCGAATTCAACGCGGGCTATAATTTCTTCGAAGGCATGACCGCCGACCAGATCATGGAGGCGCAGTCGCCGACCGCTGGCTGGGAAACCGAAAGCCGCACCTTCCGCCCGGCGGGTAGCGCCGACCTGCCGCCGCGCTGGGCCGATTTCCGCGACCCGATCGACGCGCTGGGCGCGCGCTTCCGGCAGCGGATGGACGAAGCGCGGCGCGACGCGAAAAATCCCGGGCTGTCGCGCGAGGAGCATGCCGCGATGCAATTGCTCGCGCTGCCCGCCGACGCCGACCGTGCGGCGCTGCGCCGGCGCTATAGCGAACTGGTGCGCAAATATCATCCCGACCGGAATGGCGGCGATCGTAGTTTCGAAGCACGGCTGGGTGAGGTAGTCGAGGCGTATCAGCTGCTGAGAAAGACCAAAGCGTTCGCATAG
- a CDS encoding MFS transporter, with translation MKKPWIVILCAAFIVTLAMGVRQSFGLFLPQMSVDIGISRSDFGLAMALQNLLFGLVQPFVGALADKHGAGRVVLGGALLYALGLIGAAFATDAIGLHISFGLLIGMAQSATTFVVVLGAVGRVVSPEKRSSAFGIVTAGGSLGQFLVVPLASMLLGNIGYHETLWIMAGLVALCGLLAIGVSGRTDTPGTLQVEEQTAREALREAAVHRGYWLLNAGFFVCGFHIAFIATHLPAYLDDKGLGIEIGAQVLALVGLFNILGSYVFGRAGDFLRQKYVLSALYTARSAVIALFLFTPLSHASALAFAAAMGFLWLGTVPLTSGIVGRVFGIRYLSMLYGIVFLSHQLGSFFGAYTAGLIFDATGSYNIAWGFSIALGLFAGLVHLPIADAPVKRLQSA, from the coding sequence ATGAAAAAGCCCTGGATCGTCATCCTCTGCGCGGCGTTCATCGTCACGCTTGCAATGGGCGTCCGCCAGTCGTTCGGACTGTTCCTGCCACAGATGAGCGTCGATATCGGTATCAGCCGTTCCGACTTCGGCCTCGCGATGGCGCTCCAGAACCTGCTCTTCGGTCTCGTCCAGCCTTTCGTCGGCGCGCTTGCCGACAAGCATGGCGCGGGACGCGTCGTGCTCGGCGGGGCGCTGCTTTATGCGCTCGGGCTGATCGGCGCGGCGTTCGCGACCGACGCGATCGGGCTGCATATCAGTTTCGGCCTGTTGATCGGCATGGCGCAGTCGGCGACGACCTTCGTTGTCGTGCTCGGCGCCGTCGGCCGCGTCGTCAGTCCCGAAAAGCGCAGCAGCGCCTTCGGCATCGTCACCGCCGGCGGTTCGCTTGGGCAATTTCTCGTCGTGCCGCTGGCGTCGATGCTGCTCGGCAACATCGGTTATCACGAAACCTTGTGGATCATGGCAGGCCTCGTCGCGCTCTGCGGCCTGCTCGCGATCGGCGTTTCGGGCCGCACCGATACGCCGGGGACGCTGCAGGTCGAGGAACAGACCGCGCGGGAAGCGCTGCGCGAGGCCGCCGTCCACCGCGGTTACTGGCTGCTCAACGCCGGCTTCTTCGTCTGCGGCTTCCACATCGCCTTTATCGCGACGCATCTGCCAGCCTATCTCGACGACAAGGGGCTCGGCATCGAAATCGGCGCGCAAGTGCTCGCACTCGTCGGGCTGTTCAACATCCTCGGCTCATACGTCTTTGGCCGCGCGGGCGATTTCTTGCGTCAGAAATATGTGCTGTCGGCGCTCTACACCGCGCGCTCGGCGGTGATCGCGCTCTTCCTCTTCACGCCGCTCAGCCACGCGAGCGCACTGGCCTTCGCCGCCGCGATGGGCTTCCTTTGGCTCGGCACCGTGCCGCTCACCAGCGGCATCGTCGGGCGTGTCTTCGGCATCCGTTATTTGTCGATGCTCTACGGCATCGTTTTCCTTAGCCACCAGCTCGGCAGCTTCTTCGGCGCGTACACCGCAGGACTGATCTTCGACGCCACGGGCAGCTATAATATCGCCTGGGGCTTTTCGATCGCGCTCGGCCTGTTCGCCGGGCTCGTCCACCTGCCGATCGCCGACGCGCCGGTCAAACGGCTGCAATCCGCATGA
- the cobT gene encoding cobaltochelatase subunit CobT, translated as MSTHSPLDDFKAALSSVARAVTRDAEVEVGFTADAPAQIGKAIKVPTPSRTLPADQVAEARGFADSYALRMKHHSEKLHAAARPAEPLAAAAFDAMERARIEALGARHMDGMRSNLSASLAMRMRSDPISRAQGREDVPISSALELMLREALTGDRAPQGTETGLSLVREWITNEAGGDLTAMSMLLDDQAAFAETAKLALRHLDLIQSDEPLEEGAEDGGDQDETEAEDSPEEQESEDGGAGESQVDARAEMAGDQADDGDSDPDAQEMEADGEPEMGGEGDEGMLPVRPNRLPSDIPDFNYLRFTEKHDEIIAATELCDADELTRLRAYLDTQMQHLQGAVTKLANRLQRRLMAQQNRAWDFDQEEGQLDAARLARVIVSPGQSLSYKVERDTDFRDTVVTLLIDNSGSMRGRPISIAAISADILARTLERCGVKTEILGFTTRTWKGGQSREDWLAAGRPAHPGRLNDLRHIIYKPADEPYRRARKSLGLMMREGLLKENIDGEALMWAHQRIINRPEERRILMVISDGAPVDDSTLSVNHGAYLDQHLRQVIEWIENRSPVELCAIGIGHDVTRYYSRAVTIMDAEQLGGTMVEQLAGLFDVD; from the coding sequence ATGTCCACCCACTCTCCCCTCGACGATTTCAAGGCCGCGCTGTCGAGCGTCGCGCGCGCGGTGACGCGCGATGCTGAGGTCGAGGTCGGTTTCACCGCCGACGCGCCCGCGCAGATCGGCAAGGCAATCAAGGTACCGACGCCGTCTCGAACTCTGCCCGCCGATCAGGTCGCCGAGGCACGCGGCTTTGCGGACAGCTATGCTTTGCGCATGAAGCACCACAGCGAGAAATTGCACGCCGCGGCGCGCCCCGCCGAACCGCTCGCCGCCGCGGCGTTCGACGCGATGGAGCGCGCGCGGATCGAGGCGCTGGGCGCGCGCCATATGGATGGCATGCGCAGCAACCTTTCGGCCAGTCTCGCGATGCGAATGCGCAGCGACCCGATCAGCCGCGCGCAAGGCCGCGAGGATGTGCCGATTTCGAGCGCGCTCGAGCTGATGCTGCGCGAGGCGCTGACCGGCGACCGCGCGCCGCAGGGGACCGAAACCGGCCTGTCGCTGGTGCGCGAATGGATCACCAACGAAGCCGGCGGTGACCTCACCGCAATGTCGATGCTGCTCGACGATCAGGCCGCCTTTGCCGAAACCGCGAAGCTCGCGCTCCGTCACCTCGACCTCATCCAGAGCGACGAGCCGCTGGAGGAAGGCGCCGAAGACGGCGGCGATCAGGACGAGACCGAAGCCGAAGACTCACCGGAAGAACAGGAAAGCGAAGACGGCGGCGCGGGTGAATCACAGGTCGATGCGCGCGCCGAGATGGCGGGCGATCAGGCCGACGACGGCGACAGCGATCCTGACGCGCAGGAAATGGAAGCCGACGGCGAGCCCGAAATGGGCGGCGAAGGCGACGAGGGCATGCTGCCCGTACGCCCCAACCGCCTGCCGAGCGACATTCCCGATTTCAACTATCTGCGCTTCACCGAAAAGCATGACGAGATCATCGCCGCGACCGAGCTTTGCGATGCCGACGAGCTGACCCGGCTGCGCGCCTATCTCGATACGCAGATGCAGCATCTGCAGGGCGCGGTGACCAAGCTCGCGAACCGGCTCCAGCGGCGCCTGATGGCGCAGCAGAACCGCGCCTGGGATTTCGACCAGGAAGAAGGCCAGCTCGACGCGGCGCGGCTCGCGCGCGTCATCGTCTCGCCCGGCCAGTCGCTCAGCTACAAGGTCGAGCGCGATACCGACTTCCGCGACACCGTCGTCACGCTGCTCATCGACAATAGCGGCTCGATGCGCGGGCGGCCGATCAGCATCGCCGCGATCAGCGCCGACATTCTTGCGCGCACGCTCGAGCGCTGCGGGGTGAAGACCGAGATCCTCGGCTTTACGACGCGGACGTGGAAAGGCGGGCAGAGCCGCGAGGATTGGCTCGCCGCGGGACGCCCGGCGCATCCCGGCCGCCTCAACGACCTCCGCCACATCATCTACAAGCCCGCCGACGAACCCTATCGCCGCGCGCGCAAGTCGCTCGGGCTGATGATGCGCGAAGGGCTGCTGAAGGAAAATATCGACGGCGAGGCGCTGATGTGGGCGCACCAGCGCATCATCAACCGGCCCGAGGAACGCCGCATCCTGATGGTCATCTCCGACGGCGCGCCGGTCGATGACAGCACGCTGTCGGTGAACCATGGCGCCTACCTCGACCAGCATTTGCGACAGGTCATCGAATGGATCGAGAATCGCTCGCCGGTCGAGCTGTGCGCGATCGGCATCGGGCATGACGTGACACGCTATTACAGCCGCGCCGTCACGATCATGGACGCCGAGCAATTGGGCGGAACGATGGTCGAGCAACTCGCGGGGCTGTTCGACGTCGATTAG
- a CDS encoding alpha/beta hydrolase, whose protein sequence is MKHALLAALAIVPLTGCSIAAVDYGKIRHADYVADPRCTAQPGAVVDGEALPYFFATSRLPDCRTPEIELLRHRGDHVRYGRFNAPREVIVGKKKKQLAPLAFQTSSDWWRALQAETDRKQGRVLLYIHGYRENFSTTSKDAAQIARMTDFDGPIIEYSWPSQGKVLSYVVDETNMYHDVRNFRDFLKTLAEQTWVKEIVIVSHSLGARLVIPAISYVDRTSSNADSSNISNIILASPDIDRETFERDIEDEVLSARRVANNRRITVYTSRADKALAASRALHGYPRLGSPYCFDPFEAADLKAKGLPERCYPASRPGLTVVDTTDVSRGSTGHSNFLRSAVACRDFIDVVANKRTRPERVATQWAHVFRLLPDPAVPKDGDDAICHRTPEVEEPQ, encoded by the coding sequence ATGAAGCACGCCCTGTTGGCTGCACTGGCCATCGTCCCGCTCACCGGATGCAGCATCGCGGCGGTCGATTATGGCAAGATCCGCCACGCCGATTATGTCGCCGACCCGCGCTGCACCGCGCAGCCGGGCGCGGTGGTCGATGGCGAGGCGCTGCCCTATTTCTTCGCGACGAGCCGCCTGCCCGATTGCCGCACGCCCGAAATCGAACTGCTCCGCCATCGCGGCGACCATGTCCGCTACGGCCGTTTCAACGCGCCGCGCGAGGTGATCGTCGGCAAGAAAAAGAAGCAACTCGCGCCGCTCGCCTTTCAGACCTCCTCCGACTGGTGGCGCGCGCTGCAAGCCGAAACCGACCGCAAGCAGGGCCGCGTGCTGCTCTATATTCACGGCTATCGAGAAAATTTCTCGACCACCTCGAAGGACGCCGCGCAGATCGCGCGCATGACGGACTTCGACGGACCGATCATCGAATATAGCTGGCCGTCGCAGGGCAAGGTGCTGAGCTATGTCGTCGACGAGACGAACATGTATCACGACGTGCGCAACTTCCGCGATTTCCTGAAGACACTCGCCGAACAGACATGGGTCAAGGAGATTGTGATCGTGTCGCACTCGCTCGGCGCGCGGCTAGTGATCCCCGCAATCTCCTATGTCGACCGTACGTCGAGCAACGCCGACAGCAGCAATATCTCGAACATCATTCTCGCCTCGCCCGACATCGACCGCGAGACGTTCGAGCGCGACATCGAGGACGAGGTCTTGTCGGCGCGGCGTGTTGCCAACAACCGCCGGATCACCGTCTATACCTCGCGCGCCGACAAGGCGCTCGCTGCATCGCGCGCGCTCCACGGCTATCCGCGATTGGGTTCGCCCTATTGCTTCGATCCGTTCGAGGCCGCCGATCTGAAGGCGAAGGGACTACCCGAACGTTGCTATCCCGCGTCGCGTCCGGGCCTCACCGTCGTCGATACGACCGACGTCTCGCGCGGATCGACCGGGCACAGCAATTTCCTGCGCAGCGCGGTCGCGTGCCGAGACTTCATCGACGTCGTCGCGAACAAGCGCACGCGGCCCGAGCGCGTCGCGACGCAGTGGGCGCATGTGTTCCGGCTTCTTCCCGACCCCGCGGTGCCCAAGGACGGCGACGATGCAATCTGTCACCGCACCCCCGAGGTTGAGGAACCACAGTGA
- a CDS encoding ester cyclase encodes MTDLNEARIEVVRRHMALEITHDWDGVLATFDHPRYELMGPGTIFDGEAAVRSYFATSREPFPDQANEVIAIAADEGTNTVLVEFWLTGTHLGPLKLGLRTIEPTGKTFRIRMAASFEFAAGGDKIVCERPYYDQSAVMKALGLF; translated from the coding sequence ATGACCGACCTGAACGAAGCACGGATCGAAGTGGTGCGCCGCCATATGGCGCTCGAGATCACGCACGACTGGGACGGCGTCCTCGCGACCTTCGACCATCCGCGTTACGAATTGATGGGCCCCGGCACGATCTTCGACGGCGAAGCGGCGGTGCGATCCTATTTCGCGACATCGCGCGAACCCTTTCCCGATCAGGCGAACGAGGTCATCGCGATCGCCGCCGACGAAGGCACGAACACGGTGCTTGTCGAATTCTGGCTGACCGGCACGCATCTCGGGCCGCTGAAACTCGGCCTCAGGACGATCGAGCCGACGGGTAAAACGTTCCGCATCCGCATGGCCGCAAGCTTCGAATTTGCGGCGGGCGGCGACAAGATCGTCTGCGAACGTCCCTATTATGATCAGTCGGCGGTGATGAAGGCGCTTGGTTTGTTCTGA
- the cobS gene encoding cobaltochelatase subunit CobS, with protein MTDIPNSLPDHHGSTLLSAPDVEVDAREVFGVDIDMKVPAFSEADERVPDLDPAYVFDGDTTLAILAGFKYNRRVMVQGYHGTGKSTHIEQVAARLKWPCIRVNLDAHISRIDLVGRDAIVLRDGQQVTEFREGLLPWALQTPTALVFDEYDAGRPDVMFVIQRVLETEGKLTLLDQNRVIRPNPHFRLFSTANTVGLGDTSGLYHGTQQINQGQMDRWNIVVTLNYLPAATESAIILAKVPNTDDTTVANMVKVADLTRQGFINGDISTVMSPRTVISWAQNTAIFNNIGFAFRLSFLNKCDEAERMIVAEYYQRVFGEDLPESVIGK; from the coding sequence ATGACCGATATCCCGAACAGCCTTCCCGACCACCACGGCTCGACGCTCCTTTCGGCGCCCGATGTCGAGGTCGATGCACGCGAGGTTTTCGGCGTCGATATCGACATGAAGGTGCCGGCTTTCAGCGAGGCCGACGAGCGCGTTCCCGACCTCGACCCCGCCTATGTCTTCGACGGCGACACGACGCTCGCGATCCTCGCCGGCTTCAAATACAACCGCCGCGTGATGGTGCAGGGCTATCACGGCACCGGCAAATCGACGCATATCGAGCAGGTTGCGGCACGCCTCAAATGGCCGTGTATCCGCGTCAACCTCGACGCGCATATCAGCCGTATCGACCTTGTCGGCCGCGACGCGATCGTGCTGCGCGACGGCCAGCAGGTCACCGAGTTCCGCGAAGGCCTGCTCCCCTGGGCGCTGCAGACCCCGACCGCGCTCGTCTTCGACGAATATGACGCGGGCCGCCCCGACGTGATGTTCGTGATCCAGCGCGTGCTGGAGACCGAGGGCAAGCTGACCCTGCTCGACCAGAACCGCGTGATCCGCCCGAACCCGCATTTCCGCCTCTTCTCGACGGCGAACACCGTCGGGCTCGGCGACACGAGCGGGCTCTATCATGGCACGCAGCAGATCAACCAGGGCCAGATGGACCGCTGGAACATCGTCGTCACGCTGAACTACCTGCCCGCCGCGACCGAAAGCGCGATCATCCTCGCCAAGGTGCCGAACACCGACGACACGACCGTCGCCAATATGGTCAAGGTCGCCGATTTGACGCGGCAGGGCTTCATCAACGGCGATATCTCGACCGTGATGTCGCCGCGTACGGTGATCAGCTGGGCGCAGAACACCGCGATCTTCAACAATATCGGCTTCGCCTTCCGCCTCTCCTTCCTCAACAAATGCGACGAGGCCGAGCGGATGATCGTCGCCGAATATTATCAGCGCGTGTTCGGCGAAGACCTGCCCGAAAGCGTGATCGGCAAATAA